The genomic region CGAGACCAACAGCGCGCTCCGGGAAGAACTCGCCAAACTCGAGGCGAATCCCAACGCGAGCGCGAGCGCCGCGTTCGCGTCGGTCGATGCGAACAGTTCGGTGAACCTGACCGCCACGGACCAGGAGACGTTCGAGAACGCGACCCGGCAGCTCCGCAACGCCTCGAACGAGAGCCAGCGACAGGCCGCCTACCAGCTCGGAACGCAGGGCGTGCTCGCCGACGAGTACGACGCTCTGCGAGAGGACCGGGCGTCACTCGAATCAGGTATCGACCCGACGCTGGCCGAGCAGCAGACCCAGCTCGAATCGATGAACGAGAGTTCGGTCGAGGACGTGGTGTCGCAGGTCCTCGGCGGCGATACGGGCGGCGACGGGAGCCCCACGAATGCCCCGAGCACCGCCCAGATGCTCCGGTTCATGCCCGCGGAGTACGAGCCGGGGAGCACGGAGGCCAACGGGACGCTCCTGCTCGTGAGCCAGCAGACAGACGTCGCCTCGTTCGCGCCGGGTGACGCACCCGCAGAGATCGTCGACTCCGAGCTGGCGATGCAGGAACTCGCCGACTCCCAGGGCGGCGACCTGACGTATCTCGTCTTCGGGGACGGCATCGTCGCCCACGAGGTGTCGGCCTCGATGGACGACAGCATCGCCATCGTCGGCCCGCTGGCGTTCCTGTTCGTCCTGGTCGTGCTGACCATCACCTACCGGGACCTGCTCGACGTGGTGCTCGGGCTGGGGGGCGTCGTCACCGTCCTCGTCTGGACGTTCGGCGTGATGGGCTGGACCGGCATCGCGTTCAACCAGATGTTCATCATGATACTGGTGTTGCTCATTGGCCTCTCCATCGACTACGCCATCCACGTGGTGATGCGCTACCGCGAGGAGTTGGGCGACGACCCCGACGCCGGGCCACTCGGTGCGATGCGGACCAGTCTGGCGACCGTCGGTGGCGCGCTCGTGCTCGTGACGACGACGACCGTCGTCGGCTTCCTCTCGAACCTCACCAGCCCCATCGGGACCTTTCGAACGGTCGGCGTGGTCGCCGCGGTCGGCATCGCCTCGGCCCTGCTCGTCTTCGGCGTACTGGTGCCCGCGGTGAAGCTCGAACTCGACACCTGGCTTGAATCCCGGGGCTGGAACCGCCAGCTGCCCGCCTTCGGCACCGGCGGCGGCCGCTTCACCGAGGCCCTTCGCGTCGGCGAGCTGGCGGCCCGGCGAGCCCCCGTGGTCATCCTCGCCGTTGCGCTCCTCCTCACTGCGGCCGGTGCCTACGGCGGCACGCAGGTCGAGACGAGCTTCAGTCAGGAGGACTTCCTCGCGGACGACCCTGCCGAGTGGATGCAGGACCTGCCCGACGCGCTGGCCCCGGGCGACTACCAGGCCCAGGAAGCCATGTCCGTCCTCAACGACCGCTTCGTCCGCGAGGACTCGAAGGCACAGATACTCGTTACCGACGACGTCACGAATCCCGAAACGCTCGATCGGTTGGCCGACGCCGCCGACGCCGCCGCCGAGAAGGACACCACGAGCAGGCTCTCGAACGGCGAGGCGGCCATCGACTCCCCCGTTAGCACGTTCGAGCGCGTCGCCGCGGAGAACGAGTCGTTCGCGGCGACGCTCAACGCCGCCGACACCGACGACGACGGCCTGCCCGACGAGAACGTCAGTCTCGTCTACGACCAGCTCTACCGGGTCGCCCCTGACCAGGCCGGCGACACCGTCTACCGGACCGACTCTGGCGAGTACGAGGCGCTCCGGCTGGTCGTCTCCGTCGACGGCGACGCCGACGGCGAGACGGTGATGGAGCAGATGCGCGACGTGGCCGACATCGTCGATGGCGACGGTGCCGAGGCGGTCGCGACCGGGCAGGTCATCGTCGACCAGCTCACCCAGGAACAGCTCCTGACGACCGTCCTCCGGGGACTGGTCATCTCGCTCGTGGTCGTCACCATCATCCTGATGCTCGCGTACCGCCTCACCGAGGGCAGCGCCTCGCTGGGCGCGGTCACCGTCCTCCCGGTCGCGTTCACCCTGGCGTGGATTCTCGGGACGATGCACCTGCTCGACATACCGTTCAACGTCGTCACCGGGCTGATAACCAGCCTGACCATCGGCATGGGCGTCGACTACAGCGTCCACGTCAGCGAGCGCTACAACCACGAACTCGCCGAACTCGGGTCGGCGCGGGAGGCGCTCGACGCCGCCGTCACCGGGACCGGCGGTGCCCTGGCGAGCAGTGCCGCGACGACCGCCGGCGGTTTCGGCGTCCTCACGGTCGCCATCCTCCCGTTCCTCCAGCAGTTCGGGTTCATCACGGCGCTGACCATCGTCTACGCGTTCGTCGCGAGCGTCGTCGTGCTCCCGAGCCTGCTCGTGCTCTGGACGCGCTTCGCCCACCCCGAGACGCTCGGAAGCGAAGCCAACGATGCCGAGCAGTCGGAATCCGAAGAGCCGGCGGTGGCGACGGCGACCGGTCTGGAGACGGTCGACGCAGAGAGGACTGCCAGTCACCCTGAACCGCTGGCGACTCGCAGCCTCGACCAGACCCACGTCCGGCCGGGACAGACGCTTCGCGTTCACCTCGCGGTCGAGGCCACCGACGACCAGCGCCTCGTCCTCCGTGACCGCGTCGTCGGGACCGAGACGGCCCTGGTGGACGTCTCGCCCGAACCCACCCAGGCGATGGCCCACGATGGCGTCGTGTTCGTGGCGTGGGACGGTGCAGGGGATGGGGAGCGTCGCTGCACCTACGAGACGACCATTCCCCAGACCGCGAGCGATGGTGACACCGCCCGGTTCGTCGGTGCAATCGAGACGGCTGCCGGCGAGACGCACGTTGCGGGCGACGACAGCGTCCACGTCGTCTCGGACCTGTTCGAACGCGTGGTGTCGCAGGGCCACGCTACTGATGCAGACCTGGCGGTCGCCGCGACCGCGTACGAGCAGGGGCAACTCACCGCGGCGCAGTTCGAGCGCCTCACCCACGCATGGCTCCGGGTCGAAGGCGGGATGGACGAAGACGAACAACCGGCACGACTTCGGTCGTCGGCCGACTGAGGCCCGGAACCTGCTTCGGACGCGGGTTCGTCGCGGAGCCGGTTCGACGAGTCGTGGCCGCCTTCGCAGGTCGGGTGTTCCTCGCG from Haloarchaeobius sp. HME9146 harbors:
- a CDS encoding MMPL family transporter, with the protein product MSRPSLPGHITEYSRHAIAVVLILTLVVGAGVPAMEQSTSLEQYQGGTAENDALDYLDANFSAGDGNTTVAQIIVEGDDVLSKESLVETLSYQQALRANETVNGTVGEDGIRSVAGVVATTAIAEERAADLQERQQELNETNSALREELAKLEANPNASASAAFASVDANSSVNLTATDQETFENATRQLRNASNESQRQAAYQLGTQGVLADEYDALREDRASLESGIDPTLAEQQTQLESMNESSVEDVVSQVLGGDTGGDGSPTNAPSTAQMLRFMPAEYEPGSTEANGTLLLVSQQTDVASFAPGDAPAEIVDSELAMQELADSQGGDLTYLVFGDGIVAHEVSASMDDSIAIVGPLAFLFVLVVLTITYRDLLDVVLGLGGVVTVLVWTFGVMGWTGIAFNQMFIMILVLLIGLSIDYAIHVVMRYREELGDDPDAGPLGAMRTSLATVGGALVLVTTTTVVGFLSNLTSPIGTFRTVGVVAAVGIASALLVFGVLVPAVKLELDTWLESRGWNRQLPAFGTGGGRFTEALRVGELAARRAPVVILAVALLLTAAGAYGGTQVETSFSQEDFLADDPAEWMQDLPDALAPGDYQAQEAMSVLNDRFVREDSKAQILVTDDVTNPETLDRLADAADAAAEKDTTSRLSNGEAAIDSPVSTFERVAAENESFAATLNAADTDDDGLPDENVSLVYDQLYRVAPDQAGDTVYRTDSGEYEALRLVVSVDGDADGETVMEQMRDVADIVDGDGAEAVATGQVIVDQLTQEQLLTTVLRGLVISLVVVTIILMLAYRLTEGSASLGAVTVLPVAFTLAWILGTMHLLDIPFNVVTGLITSLTIGMGVDYSVHVSERYNHELAELGSAREALDAAVTGTGGALASSAATTAGGFGVLTVAILPFLQQFGFITALTIVYAFVASVVVLPSLLVLWTRFAHPETLGSEANDAEQSESEEPAVATATGLETVDAERTASHPEPLATRSLDQTHVRPGQTLRVHLAVEATDDQRLVLRDRVVGTETALVDVSPEPTQAMAHDGVVFVAWDGAGDGERRCTYETTIPQTASDGDTARFVGAIETAAGETHVAGDDSVHVVSDLFERVVSQGHATDADLAVAATAYEQGQLTAAQFERLTHAWLRVEGGMDEDEQPARLRSSAD